In a genomic window of Aestuariirhabdus haliotis:
- the metK gene encoding methionine adenosyltransferase, with translation MSEYSLFTSESVSEGHPDKMADQISDAILDAIIKDDPHARVAVETLVKTGMAVVAGEVRTSTYVDLEDVVRDVILDIGYTSSDVGFDGASCAVLNAIGKQSHDIAIGVDEGDSKDLGAGDQGLMFGYATNETDVLMPAPIFYSHRLVERQAQLRKKGVLPWLRPDAKSQVTLRYDAGKPVAIEAVVLSTQHDADIKQEDLREAVLEEIIKPVLPAEWLHKDTQFHINPTGQFIIGGPVGDCGLTGRKIIVDTYGGAARHGGGAFSGKDPSKVDRSAAYAGRYVAKNIVAAGLADRCEIQVSYAIGVAEPTSIAINTFGTGKLTDEAISTLVREHFDLRPQGLIDMLDLRRPIYRPTAAYGHFGREGENFTWENTDKAAELAKAL, from the coding sequence ATGAGCGAATATTCCCTTTTTACTTCCGAATCGGTTTCTGAAGGCCATCCCGATAAAATGGCCGACCAGATCTCCGATGCCATTCTCGATGCCATCATCAAAGATGACCCCCACGCACGTGTAGCGGTCGAAACTCTGGTCAAAACCGGCATGGCGGTCGTGGCAGGTGAAGTACGCACCTCGACCTATGTCGACCTGGAAGATGTCGTGCGCGATGTCATTCTCGATATCGGCTATACCAGCTCCGACGTCGGTTTCGATGGCGCATCCTGTGCGGTTCTGAACGCCATCGGCAAGCAGTCCCACGACATCGCCATAGGCGTCGACGAAGGGGATAGTAAAGATCTCGGTGCCGGTGATCAGGGCCTGATGTTTGGTTATGCTACCAACGAAACTGACGTGCTGATGCCAGCCCCCATTTTCTATTCGCACCGCCTGGTTGAGCGTCAGGCTCAGCTACGCAAAAAGGGTGTATTGCCCTGGTTAAGACCCGACGCCAAGAGCCAGGTCACCCTGCGTTACGATGCAGGCAAACCGGTTGCCATTGAAGCCGTTGTCCTGTCTACCCAGCACGATGCCGATATCAAGCAGGAAGATCTGCGCGAAGCCGTGCTGGAAGAGATCATCAAGCCGGTATTACCGGCCGAATGGCTGCACAAGGACACCCAGTTCCACATCAACCCCACCGGTCAGTTCATCATCGGTGGTCCGGTTGGCGACTGTGGTCTTACCGGGCGCAAGATTATCGTCGATACCTACGGCGGCGCCGCTCGTCACGGTGGTGGGGCGTTTTCTGGCAAGGATCCATCCAAGGTTGACCGTAGTGCTGCCTATGCCGGTCGTTACGTGGCCAAAAATATTGTCGCCGCAGGCCTGGCCGATCGTTGCGAGATTCAGGTCTCTTATGCCATCGGCGTCGCCGAGCCAACCTCAATTGCCATCAACACCTTTGGTACCGGCAAGCTGACCGATGAGGCGATCAGCACCCTGGTTCGAGAGCACTTCGACCTGCGCCCTCAGGGCCTGATAGACATGCTCGATCTGCGCCGTCCGATCTATCGCCCAACCGCGGCCTACGGTCACTTTGGTCGTGAAGGCGAGAACTTCACCTGGGAAAACACCGACAAAGCTGCCGAGCTTGCCAAGGCCCTTTAA
- the ahcY gene encoding adenosylhomocysteinase, translating into MSSFTDYKVADMSLAEWGRKEIDIAETEMPALMALRANHAGNKPLAGARIMGCIHMTIQTAVLIETLIELGAEVRWSSCNIFSTQDHAAAAIAAAGIPVFAWKGETEEEFWWCIEQTVQKDGADWGANMVLDDGGDLTQILHEKYPEVLANCHGISEETTTGVHRLLEMLEEGSLKVPAINVNDSITKSKNDNKYGCRHSLNDAIKRGTDHLLSGKKALVVGYGDVGKGSAASLRQEGMIVCVTEIDPICAMQACMDGFEVVSPYIDGVNTGELSCINTQLMGKTDLIVTTTGNTNVCDKNMLQALKNGAVVCNIGHFDNEIDTAYMRDNWEWDEVKPQVHKIYRDRTNKDHLILLSEGRLVNLGNATGHPSRIMDGSFADQVLAQIYLWEAKFADLPEAERSANIYVKVLPKKLDEEVARHMVEGFGGVLTRLTDTQAEYINVDVEGPYKNDDYKY; encoded by the coding sequence ATGAGCAGTTTCACCGATTACAAAGTTGCCGATATGTCCCTCGCCGAATGGGGTCGTAAAGAGATCGATATTGCCGAAACCGAAATGCCGGCGCTGATGGCTCTGCGGGCCAACCACGCAGGCAACAAACCTTTGGCAGGTGCCCGCATCATGGGCTGCATTCATATGACCATCCAGACTGCTGTATTGATCGAAACATTGATCGAACTGGGTGCCGAAGTGCGCTGGTCCTCCTGCAATATCTTCTCGACCCAGGATCACGCCGCCGCCGCGATCGCCGCCGCCGGCATTCCGGTGTTTGCCTGGAAAGGCGAAACCGAGGAAGAATTCTGGTGGTGCATCGAGCAAACCGTACAGAAAGACGGTGCCGACTGGGGCGCCAATATGGTCCTCGACGATGGCGGTGACCTGACCCAGATCCTGCACGAGAAGTACCCCGAAGTGCTGGCCAATTGCCACGGTATCTCCGAGGAAACCACCACCGGCGTGCACCGCTTGCTGGAGATGCTGGAGGAAGGTTCACTCAAGGTGCCGGCGATTAACGTCAACGATTCCATCACCAAGAGCAAGAACGACAACAAATACGGCTGCCGTCACAGCCTGAACGATGCCATCAAGCGTGGTACCGATCACCTGCTGTCCGGTAAAAAAGCCCTCGTCGTCGGTTATGGCGATGTAGGTAAAGGGTCTGCTGCATCCCTGCGTCAGGAAGGCATGATTGTGTGCGTCACCGAGATTGACCCGATCTGTGCCATGCAGGCCTGTATGGATGGTTTTGAGGTGGTGTCCCCCTATATTGATGGCGTTAATACCGGCGAACTTTCGTGCATCAACACTCAGCTGATGGGCAAAACCGACCTTATTGTGACCACAACAGGCAACACCAATGTGTGCGATAAGAACATGCTGCAAGCCCTGAAAAATGGTGCGGTGGTCTGCAACATCGGTCACTTCGATAACGAGATCGATACCGCTTATATGCGAGACAACTGGGAGTGGGACGAGGTCAAGCCCCAGGTCCACAAAATCTACCGCGACCGCACCAACAAAGATCACCTGATTCTTTTGTCCGAAGGACGCCTGGTCAATCTGGGCAACGCCACAGGTCACCCTTCTCGTATTATGGATGGATCGTTCGCCGACCAGGTGCTGGCCCAGATCTATCTGTGGGAAGCCAAGTTTGCCGACCTGCCTGAAGCCGAGCGCAGCGCCAATATCTACGTTAAGGTTCTGCCCAAGAAACTGGACGAAGAGGTCGCTCGCCATATGGTTGAGGGCTTTGGCGGTGTCTTGACTCGCCTGACGGACACCCAGGCCGAGTACATCAATGTCGATGTCGAAGGTCCCTACAAGAACGACGATTACAAATACTAA
- the metF gene encoding methylenetetrahydrofolate reductase [NAD(P)H] has product MNTQNRFSKRYSFEFFPTKTEAGAEKLLATAQQLARYEPDFFSVTYGAGGSTRDRTIDAVIGTQTATGVPTAPHLSCVGDNKQEIIELLDHYKANNINRIVALRGDLPSGMGLSSSELRYANELVSLIREHSGDHFEIEVAAYPEMHPQAANFKQDLLNFKRKVEAGADAAITQYFFSADSYFHFVDRCESLGINIPIMPGIMPITNYSKLSRFSESCGAEIPRWVRKQLEAYGDDIDSIQRFGEEVVTRMCERLLQGGAPGLHFYTLNQAAPSLAIWENLKLGERR; this is encoded by the coding sequence ATGAATACACAAAACCGTTTTAGTAAGCGCTACAGCTTTGAGTTTTTCCCTACCAAGACCGAAGCCGGAGCGGAAAAGCTGCTTGCCACAGCCCAGCAACTGGCCCGCTATGAACCCGATTTCTTTTCGGTCACCTATGGTGCCGGGGGGTCCACTCGCGATCGTACCATCGACGCCGTAATCGGTACCCAAACCGCGACGGGAGTACCTACGGCGCCTCACCTTTCCTGCGTGGGCGACAACAAGCAGGAAATCATCGAGCTGCTGGATCACTACAAGGCGAATAATATTAACCGTATTGTTGCGCTGCGAGGCGACCTGCCTTCCGGTATGGGCTTGTCCAGCAGCGAGCTGCGCTACGCCAACGAACTCGTGAGCCTGATTCGCGAACACAGTGGTGACCATTTTGAAATCGAAGTGGCTGCCTATCCTGAGATGCATCCGCAAGCTGCCAATTTCAAACAGGATCTACTCAATTTCAAACGCAAAGTCGAAGCAGGCGCCGACGCGGCCATTACCCAGTACTTTTTCAGCGCCGATAGCTACTTCCACTTTGTCGATCGCTGCGAATCTCTTGGTATCAATATCCCCATCATGCCGGGCATCATGCCAATCACCAACTACTCCAAGCTGTCCCGATTCTCCGAGTCTTGCGGCGCCGAAATTCCTCGCTGGGTTCGTAAACAACTGGAAGCCTACGGCGACGATATCGACTCCATACAGAGGTTCGGAGAAGAGGTGGTAACGCGCATGTGCGAACGACTGTTGCAAGGCGGCGCACCCGGTCTGCACTTTTATACCCTTAACCAGGCCGCTCCCAGCCTGGCTATCTGGGAAAACCTGAAGCTTGGCGAACGCCGCTAA
- a CDS encoding c-type cytochrome yields the protein MKPRSLLLSFCAASILTTPITTQADETNPNIVHRQGIYKIAGGHMTSLKSILALGFEAPADVSFHAQGIMDAFSHMGNSFPPGSDKGQTRARKEIWEDMDTFKQRGKDAYAAAQALRDSAGDRSAELGAFKKMAKACKACHDDFRKKK from the coding sequence ATGAAACCTCGTTCCCTTCTGCTCAGCTTCTGCGCTGCCAGTATCCTGACCACCCCCATCACCACGCAAGCGGATGAGACGAACCCCAACATCGTTCACCGCCAGGGCATCTACAAAATTGCTGGCGGGCATATGACGTCGCTCAAATCCATACTGGCGCTGGGTTTTGAAGCCCCGGCCGATGTCAGTTTCCATGCCCAGGGCATTATGGATGCCTTCTCTCATATGGGTAATTCCTTCCCTCCGGGCTCTGACAAGGGACAAACCCGTGCTCGTAAGGAGATCTGGGAGGATATGGATACCTTTAAACAGCGCGGTAAAGATGCCTATGCTGCGGCGCAAGCCCTCAGAGATTCGGCCGGTGACCGCTCAGCCGAATTAGGCGCCTTTAAAAAAATGGCCAAGGCCTGTAAAGCCTGTCACGACGATTTCCGGAAGAAAAAATAA
- a CDS encoding cytochrome b/b6 domain-containing protein: MTPDVPTWDLPTRLFHWLLVILIANAWVTWKWGDINMLWHMWNGYSLLTLIVFRLLWGIWGSSTARFTQFIRGPKQIIAYLKRSFQREHPRYLGHNPAGALSVVLLLSLVGIQGSFGLFTSDDILVEGPLAYLVSTEVQEWLAGWHRQGFYIILAVVGLHILAVLGHLLLARDNLVRPMINGKKSPSQVPDGEMAQIAPLWLAALTLTLAAGLVWLGVNIWTW, translated from the coding sequence ATGACACCTGATGTGCCCACCTGGGATCTGCCCACTCGCCTGTTCCACTGGCTGCTGGTGATTCTGATCGCCAATGCCTGGGTCACCTGGAAATGGGGCGACATCAATATGCTCTGGCATATGTGGAATGGCTACTCATTACTGACGCTGATTGTATTCAGACTGCTCTGGGGCATCTGGGGCAGTAGTACGGCTCGCTTTACCCAGTTTATTCGCGGTCCAAAACAGATCATTGCTTATCTTAAACGGAGCTTTCAGCGTGAACATCCCCGGTATCTGGGTCATAACCCGGCCGGGGCATTATCCGTCGTCCTGCTTTTGAGCCTGGTCGGTATCCAGGGCAGTTTCGGTCTCTTCACCAGTGACGATATTCTGGTTGAAGGCCCCCTCGCCTATCTGGTCAGTACGGAAGTTCAAGAGTGGTTAGCCGGCTGGCATCGACAAGGCTTTTACATCATTTTAGCCGTCGTCGGTTTGCACATACTAGCGGTCCTTGGTCATCTATTACTGGCCAGGGACAACCTGGTCCGCCCGATGATCAACGGTAAAAAGTCCCCTTCCCAGGTGCCAGATGGCGAAATGGCTCAGATCGCACCGCTCTGGTTGGCGGCACTGACACTGACACTAGCCGCCGGGCTCGTTTGGCTAGGCGTGAATATCTGGACCTGGTGA
- a CDS encoding 16S rRNA (uracil(1498)-N(3))-methyltransferase — translation MLAATLAAPSTMRNPRIYLPQPLSVESELQLNDEAANHVARVLRMKSGDPLVLFNGEGNSYQARVVNVDKRRVRVTIENLLASTADGNLKIMLGQTLSRGDRMDWAIQKATEMGVTDIQPLFSERCEVKLNAERASKRVAHWQQVAISACEQCGRNRVPRIGSPQAIENWIDDQDSDLKLVLHHRTDQALDSHRKPDSVSLLIGPEGGLTQPEIERAQAAGFQATALGPRVLRTETAPIAALSLIQYLWGDI, via the coding sequence ATGCTCGCGGCAACTCTGGCAGCACCATCCACTATGAGAAATCCACGCATCTACCTACCTCAACCCCTTAGCGTTGAGTCCGAACTGCAATTGAACGACGAGGCCGCCAATCATGTCGCCCGCGTCCTGCGCATGAAATCCGGCGATCCTCTGGTTCTGTTCAATGGCGAGGGAAACAGCTACCAGGCCCGTGTTGTCAACGTGGACAAACGCCGGGTCAGGGTAACGATCGAAAACCTGCTGGCATCAACCGCCGACGGCAACTTGAAAATCATGCTCGGGCAGACACTATCGAGAGGTGATCGCATGGACTGGGCGATCCAGAAAGCCACGGAAATGGGCGTTACCGACATTCAACCCCTGTTCAGCGAACGCTGTGAAGTTAAACTCAATGCCGAGCGGGCCAGCAAACGGGTCGCGCACTGGCAACAGGTTGCCATTAGTGCCTGTGAGCAATGCGGACGAAACCGGGTACCTCGAATAGGTAGCCCGCAAGCGATTGAAAACTGGATCGACGATCAGGATTCCGACCTTAAACTGGTGCTGCACCATCGCACCGATCAAGCACTGGATTCTCACCGCAAACCCGACTCGGTCTCGCTCCTTATAGGTCCTGAAGGCGGCTTGACCCAGCCCGAGATCGAGCGAGCTCAGGCAGCTGGATTCCAGGCCACAGCGCTCGGTCCCAGAGTGCTTCGTACCGAGACGGCACCGATCGCAGCGCTCAGCTTAATCCAGTATCTTTGGGGTGATATTTAA
- a CDS encoding chemotaxis protein CheW, with translation MSETTDQPIAGLMIPLREGQLLVPNVTIAELVGYVPPEADEGGPDWFLGTIIWRDQRVPLVSFEAANGQTFDTKRASERTVIVNGTSGSDNLPFYALVVEGIPHAVRVGAEEAVAQDGDVGDCGAAMVHFSGEEALIPDLIKLEEMIIQAL, from the coding sequence ATGAGCGAAACAACTGATCAACCCATAGCAGGCCTAATGATCCCTTTGCGAGAAGGCCAGCTGCTGGTGCCCAACGTAACCATTGCTGAACTTGTTGGTTATGTGCCACCAGAAGCCGATGAGGGTGGCCCAGACTGGTTCCTGGGAACTATTATCTGGCGTGATCAGCGTGTGCCTCTGGTCAGCTTCGAAGCCGCCAACGGGCAGACATTTGATACTAAGCGAGCCTCCGAGCGAACCGTTATCGTCAATGGCACCAGTGGCAGCGATAACTTGCCCTTTTACGCCCTGGTGGTAGAAGGCATACCGCATGCCGTGCGTGTGGGTGCTGAGGAAGCGGTTGCACAGGACGGTGATGTAGGCGACTGCGGAGCGGCCATGGTGCATTTCAGTGGGGAGGAAGCCTTGATTCCCGACTTGATCAAACTCGAAGAGATGATCATCCAGGCTCTGTAG
- a CDS encoding chemotaxis protein CheB: MSSPSTSESGTSIGVIADTALQQHLIGSLLSEEGIEVPVNTSPSQFTGRVLSTPVDLWYVDLTLDERFDEFLDLILGAADVPVLIGDGQAPARNSDEYKRWRRTFLSKLNQQLALARASNESGETSLPAGFPELPPLPLPDVLSDFNRDGPVPSRVWVLGASLGGPGVVKEFLDALPAGLPVAFVYAQHIDAGFQQVLADTVGRHSSFDVIKAKQNSQLSYGEVLLIPVEQEIRFNASGRLEATGKHWLGPYQPNIGQVMTSVLKRFGSSSGAIVFSGMGEDGVEASLEYGRAGASVWAQESSSCASSTMPDAIGQSGHCNYRGTPRELAAKLVEKLAQEASLEAS; the protein is encoded by the coding sequence ATGAGCAGTCCGAGCACTAGTGAGTCGGGCACATCCATTGGGGTGATTGCCGACACTGCACTGCAACAACATTTAATCGGTTCCCTCCTCAGCGAGGAGGGAATTGAAGTGCCTGTGAATACCTCTCCAAGCCAGTTCACCGGGCGTGTGTTAAGCACTCCGGTTGATTTGTGGTATGTGGATTTAACCCTGGATGAACGCTTCGATGAATTTCTTGATCTGATCCTCGGAGCAGCCGATGTGCCGGTGTTGATCGGTGATGGTCAGGCTCCAGCGCGCAATAGTGACGAATACAAACGCTGGCGTCGTACCTTCCTCAGCAAACTGAACCAACAGCTGGCATTGGCCCGGGCAAGTAATGAAAGCGGTGAGACCTCGTTACCAGCCGGTTTTCCGGAGCTGCCGCCATTACCCTTGCCCGATGTGCTTTCAGACTTTAACAGAGACGGCCCGGTGCCCAGTCGGGTTTGGGTGTTAGGAGCGTCTTTGGGCGGCCCCGGTGTCGTGAAAGAGTTCCTTGATGCCTTGCCCGCGGGATTGCCCGTGGCTTTTGTTTATGCCCAGCATATTGATGCCGGTTTTCAGCAGGTGCTGGCCGATACAGTGGGGCGGCACAGCAGTTTTGATGTGATTAAAGCGAAACAGAATTCCCAACTCAGTTATGGCGAGGTACTACTGATACCCGTTGAGCAGGAAATTCGCTTTAACGCCTCGGGGCGCCTGGAAGCGACCGGTAAGCACTGGTTAGGTCCCTACCAGCCAAACATCGGCCAGGTTATGACCAGCGTGTTAAAACGCTTTGGCAGCTCGAGTGGCGCCATTGTTTTTAGCGGCATGGGCGAAGACGGGGTCGAAGCCAGTCTGGAATATGGCCGTGCCGGGGCGTCGGTCTGGGCTCAGGAATCCAGCAGCTGTGCCAGTAGTACGATGCCCGATGCCATTGGCCAATCCGGGCATTGCAACTACCGGGGCACCCCTAGAGAATTAGCAGCCAAGCTGGTTGAAAAGCTGGCACAAGAGGCGAGTCTGGAGGCCAGTTAG